In the genome of Dermatobacter hominis, the window GTGGAGCTCCCTGCGTCGACGGACCGGCCGGTGCTCCGGCTGCGCGACGTCGACGCGGTGCCGGTGGGCTGACGCGCTCTCCACCGCGGGGGTGCGGCCCCTACGATCCCTGCCGTGAGCTCCAATCGGCGGATGGGAGTGGCCGCCGCCGCGCTGCTCGGGACGGGTCTGGTGCTGATGATCGTGCCGCCCGTGCTGCGGGACGGCATCTGCGGTCTGACGTCGTGCGCCGACCAGGTGCCCGTGATCGCGGTGTCCCGGGTGTCGGCCAGCGAGCTGGCCGTCGTCGTCCCCGACGAGGCCGCCCCGAAGTTGCGAACGGTCGAGCTGCTGCAGGGCGGCGGCCGCGGGTCGGGCTCCCGGCAGTGGCTCATCCAGCGCGACGCCGAGGGCGGCGAGGACCCGACCACCTTCCTCGTCGGGTCGGAGCCCGAGGGCTTCCGCACGGTGGTCCCGCTCGACGGCGTGCCCGACTCGGACGTCTGGACGGCGCAGGTCGGCTTCCGCTGCACGACCGCCTCGCTGCCGTTCGACCCGGAGGCCATCGCCGTCGGGGAGGTCCGGTCGTGGGACGGTGTGATGGACGGCAACGAGTTCGCGTCCACCGCCAACACCGCCGAGCGCTGCGTCGCGGAACGGTCGTCGACCGAGGTCGTGCTGCTGCTCCTCGGCGCCGCCGCCGCCGTGGCCGGCGCGGTGCTCGGGATCGTCGTCGTGCTGCGCCGCCCGGCCCGCTTCCCCGAGGACCCCGGCGGCGATGGCTCAGGGGACGAGGACCTCGAGGTGTCGGACCCGAGCACGCCGTGATCGAGTCCGAGCCCGCCACCGCCGCTGCGTTCGACCGCCTCGCCGAGACCTTCGGCGACGTGCTCACCCGCGGGCAGATGATGGGCCGGCCGTGCCTGTTCCTCGCCGACGGGGGACGCCGGCGGATGCTGGCGTGCCTCGACGCGGAGGTCCTCGGGGTCCGCCTCGGTCGCACCACCGACGCGTTCGCCGACGCGCTCGCGCTCCCCGGCGCGTCGGTCTTCTCGCCCGGATCGGGCCGCAAGCAGTTCAAGGACTGGGTCGGCCTGCCCGCCGTCGCGAGCGAACGGTGGGAGCCGCTCGTCGCGCAGGCGCTCGAGTCCGCCGGCTGACTGACCTCGGTCGGGGGTCCGCTCAGGCCGGCGTCGGCTGTCGGCCCGATGCCGCGCCGTGCCCGCCCCGTCGAGGCAGCCGCACGGCGATCACGACCAGGCCGAGCACGAGGACCGCTCCCAGCACGACGACGAGGTTGGAGCGCAGCAGCGCCACGGCGTCGCCGAGGCTCGGGATCACCCACCGCACCCGCTGGAGGGTGGTGTCGGCCGGGATCGTCCAGGTCTCGCCCGAGGCGTTGGCGTCGCCCTGGGTCTGCATCAGGTAGTCACCGCCCTGCCTGGTGGCGGAGACCAGGCGGTGGGTCACGGGTTCGGACCGTCCCTCGGCGGGACGGGTCACCACGTCGCCCGGCCGGAGGTCGGAAACGCGCTCGGACTCGCTGATGACGATCGACCCCTGGCCGATGGTCGGCGTCATGGAACCGCTGCGCACGACCGCCGCCTGCAGCCCGAGCATGGCGCCACCGAGCACGGCGAGGAGGACGAGCGAGAGCACGACCGTCATGGCGAGGCCGGCCACGTCGAGCGCACGGGACCCTGCGGGCCGGCGGGCGCCGGGGGCGTGCACGGGCCCGATCGGCGTGGCGGTCGGCGTCGCCGGATCCGTCGCGGCGCGCAGGACCTGCTGGGCCCAGATCGCCCGGGTCGTCGCGTCGAGCTCCAGCGACAGACCGACCAGGTCGCGGCGCGGCGTGCGGCGCGCCCAGGCCACGACGCCCTCGATCGGCGTCGGCCCACCGGACGGCAGGTCGACGTCGACGGCGACCCGATCACCGTGGGCCGGCAGGGCGATGGCGGGCTCGTGCGTCGGCGGGAGCTCGATCGCGAGGCCCTCGGGCGACGCGTCCAGCGTGGTCCCGGTGCGACCCGCCACCGTCACGGGCAGGGCGAGCGGCAGGCGGAACGACGTCCGCTCCCAGCCGCGCTGCACCAGCACCTGGATGCACACGACCCACAGCAGCACCAGCGTGAGGAGCGCCGCGCCGACCGCCGGCGCGGTCATCTGACGGTCCGGGGGGTGGTCGACGAGCGCGGTGGCGAGCACGGCGGCGCTCAGCAGGCCGGCCCACAGGAGCGGGCGGACCGACACCTTGCGCGGCCCTCGGAGCACGCGGCCCGCCAGGACCGACGGCAGCGCCGCGAGCGAGCCGGGCATGCGGTCGACGGTCGACCGCAGGTCCCTCGCCGGGCGCAGCGCCTGGCCGACGGAGCGGTACAGCCCGGCCCAGCGGAGGACCGCCACGGCGGCGAGCAGGGCGATGACAGTGCCTCGGACCGTGCGGAAGGGCAGCTCTCCCGAGATCGTCCCGGTGAAGAGGACGGCGAGCCAGGCGATCAGCGACCACGCGAAGGAGTCGCGGGCCGTGAGCAGGAGGGCGAGCAGGCGGGGCACGCCGCGCGAGGTGCGGACGGCGTGGGCCGCGTCGGCGGACGCGCCCCGCTGCTGGGCGAGCGACTCGGGCCAGAAGGTCCGTGCCCCCGCCGGTGCGGCGACCAGCGCCAGGTCGTCGTCGAGCACGAGGCCCTGACCGCCCTCGCCCTGGCGGGCCCGGAGCCACGCACCCCGGGGCCGGTCCGAGGGCAGGGGATCGCGGCGCAGGTCGGCGGTGCGCACGAGCGTTGCGTTCGGTTCCCACAGCGCCAGCCCGCACGCCGAGGCGCGCCGCCGGAGCTCGGCGTCGACACGGCCACGGCTGTCGGGCGCGAAGCCGTCGGGGTTGAACGGACGGGTCCGTCCGATCGCCCACGGGTGGTCGTCGTCGAGGCGGGCGGCCGCCCGCCGGCAGCTCGCCGCGACCGGCGTGGCGCGACCGGAGACCAGCAGGACGGCGTCGGTGTCGATCCCGGCGACGGCCCGCGCGATCGCTTCGCCCTGCGACGCCTCCGACACCACGGTGACGCCGAGGTCGGCGAGCGCATCGGCGTGCTCGGCGGTGCCGACCACGACGCACGGGCCCGCTCCCTGGGCGAGCACGACCGAGTGCCGCTGCAGCTCGACCGGCTCGTCGCCCAGCACCACGATCGTGGTGACGGTCCCCTCGGCCCCGTCGGTGGGCGCGCCTCCCGCCTCGGCCCGACGCCCGGCGCGGGAGGCGACGAGGTCGGCGAGCACGCCGGCGCTGCCCACGAGCAGCGCCAGGGCCACGAGCACCGACACGGGCCAGCGCCCGTCCCGGGTCAGGAACGCGAGCCAGAAGAGGAGGGCGCCGGTGCCGAGCACCGACGCCAGCTCGGCCGCTCTCGCGGACCGGCCGGCGCCGGTGCTGGCGTCACCCCCGGCACCTCCAGCACCGTCTCGGTGCTCGGTCACCGGAGCCTCAGCTCCGGGCGTGGGCTCGCTGGCGGGACACGATCACCATCGTGAGGCCGCCGAGCAGCAGGAGCGCACCGATGACGATCAACGGGAGCGAGCTGCCGCCGGTGAACGCCAGTGCGCCGTCGGATCGGGAGGCCGTGGCGCTCGCGACCCGCTCTTCGTCGTCGGGCGTGATCGACGTGGCCACGACGGTCGTCCCGGCCACGTCGGCCGTGGTCGTCGTCGACCCGTCCGGCACCGTCGACGTCGTGGGCGACACGGTCGTCGTCGGCTCGATGGTCGTCGTCGGCGCCTCCGTGGTCGTCGGGGCCTCGGTCGTCGTCGGGACGGTGGTGGTCGTCGTCGTGGTCGTGGTCGTCGTCGTGGTGGTCGTGGACTCCGTCGTGGTCGTCGACTCGGACGTCGTGGTCGTCGGGTCCAGGGTCGTGGTCGGCCCGGTCGTCGTGGTCGTGGGCGCCGTCGTGGTCGTCGTCGACGTCGTGGTCGGGTAGGTCGTCGACGTCGTCGTCGGGACCGTCGTGGTGGTCGTCGGATAGGTGGTCGACGTCGTCGTCGAGGTCGTGGTGGTCGGTGGCGTGCAGCTGCACGGCGTCACGTTGGTGCTGAACGGGTCGTCGTGCAGCTCGGCCCCGCCGTTGTGGATGAACGACGCGGCGTAGACGGCGCCGACGAGGTTGCCGCCGCCCTCCTGGTCGAAGGTGCCGAAGGGGACGAGCACCGTGCCCGCCAGCTCGTTGCCGCCGGTGACCTTGACCGTGCTGGCGAGGCCGAAGTTCCAGAGGGTGTAGCGGGCATGGGTGTTGGAGTCGCCGGTGAGCTTCGGCGGGTTCCAGTTCGCGGGAACGCCCGCCACGTTGATGATGAGCGGCCGGTCCTTCGACGGAGCGGCGCCGTCGCGGAACGTGATGCTCGAGAGCTTCGACAGGTCGGCGGCGGTCAGCTTGAGGACCATCTGGCCGGAGCCCGACGGGTAGATGTAGGCGTCGCCGCCGGTCCACGGCGCGTCGGGTCCGTTGGCGCCGGCGAGCTTCACGGTGGGCTGGCAGTAGGCGAGGCCGGCGGACAGCTCGCCCCAGCCCTTGAACGCAGCCTCGAAGTCGAAGGTGCTGGCCCGGGTCGCGCTCTGCACCGACTGGGAGCTGTTCTGGCCGAAGATCCGCGGGGTGGCGTCCACCTTCGCGTTCCTGGCGTTGATCACGATCTGGTTGGGGTTCTGGCGCTTGGCCTCGACGCCGGCGGGGTTGCCGACCGAGACCCAGCCCTTGTCCACGCTGATCTGGCCCTTCGACGACCTGATCTCGGCCTTGCCGCGGACGAGCAGCGACGTCGGCTGCTGGTCGGCCGGGTCGATCTTGTAGGTGCCGGCCGAGTGGATCGCCACCTGGTACTGGTCGAAGGTGAGGTTGCCGCCGACGGCGACGGGCCCCTCGGACTCGTTGGCGGCGAGGGACGCATCGCCCTTGGTCACCGCGTTGAAGCCGTTCGCCGCCGTTGCTGGGTTCACTGCGGCGGCGACGCAGAACTGGACGGTGCTGATCTCGGGCGCGGCACCCCCGACCTCGGGGATGCCGTCGACGCCGAAGGTGCCCGTGAGCGAGCTGGGCGTGATCCACGAGTCCTTGGACCCGGGGCCGGCCTTCACGACCACGGCGGCGATCGGCTGGCTGGAGGAGAACTCGCCGCCGTTGGCGGAGGTCTTTGAGAGCGACACGACCTTCGCGTTCCCGTTGGGCTCGACGAAGGTGTACTTGCCCTTGTCCTTGCCCTTCGTCTGGTAGCTGAACTTCGCGACCAGCTTGGTGCCGGCCGGGCACACCGGCTCGGGCGAGGCGCCGGTGCTGGCGAAGATGCCGATGCCGAGCAGCACCGCACCGACGAGCGCGAGGGCGACGCCGCCCCGCGTGGGCGTGATCCGCGGACCGCTCGACGCGGAGCTGGGCTGGTCGGTGCTGGACATCGTCGGGAGGCCTCCCTCTCCTCGGCGCGCTCGGGCGCGCACCGGTGCACCTTCTGGGTCGGTCGGAGGGTCCGCGACTTGAGGACTTGCCGAACGGCCTTCGGGGCTCGGGAGGCCACCCGGGACGGCTCGGTTACGATCGAGCGCTCGCCACGGCCGCCGTGGCGACCTGCCCACGTAGCTCAGGGGATAGAGCGTCGGTTTCCTAAACCGTGCGTCGCAGGTTCGAATCCTGCCGTGGGCGCCAGGTGCACGGAGGTGGTCCGTCCTCGGGGACCCGCGCCGGATCGCCCGTGCGGGTGCCGAGCAGCGGGTCGTGACGACGGTTCCGCGGAGATCCTCGTCGAGCGCTGTCGAATCCCGCGAGGTCGCACGACGTCATCACGTACGGCGACCACGCCGTGCCCGAGAAGCGCCTGAGGAGGCCCCAGATGAAGTACATGCTCCTGCTCCGACAGA includes:
- a CDS encoding signal peptidase I: MTEHRDGAGGAGGDASTGAGRSARAAELASVLGTGALLFWLAFLTRDGRWPVSVLVALALLVGSAGVLADLVASRAGRRAEAGGAPTDGAEGTVTTIVVLGDEPVELQRHSVVLAQGAGPCVVVGTAEHADALADLGVTVVSEASQGEAIARAVAGIDTDAVLLVSGRATPVAASCRRAAARLDDDHPWAIGRTRPFNPDGFAPDSRGRVDAELRRRASACGLALWEPNATLVRTADLRRDPLPSDRPRGAWLRARQGEGGQGLVLDDDLALVAAPAGARTFWPESLAQQRGASADAAHAVRTSRGVPRLLALLLTARDSFAWSLIAWLAVLFTGTISGELPFRTVRGTVIALLAAVAVLRWAGLYRSVGQALRPARDLRSTVDRMPGSLAALPSVLAGRVLRGPRKVSVRPLLWAGLLSAAVLATALVDHPPDRQMTAPAVGAALLTLVLLWVVCIQVLVQRGWERTSFRLPLALPVTVAGRTGTTLDASPEGLAIELPPTHEPAIALPAHGDRVAVDVDLPSGGPTPIEGVVAWARRTPRRDLVGLSLELDATTRAIWAQQVLRAATDPATPTATPIGPVHAPGARRPAGSRALDVAGLAMTVVLSLVLLAVLGGAMLGLQAAVVRSGSMTPTIGQGSIVISESERVSDLRPGDVVTRPAEGRSEPVTHRLVSATRQGGDYLMQTQGDANASGETWTIPADTTLQRVRWVIPSLGDAVALLRSNLVVVLGAVLVLGLVVIAVRLPRRGGHGAASGRQPTPA
- a CDS encoding collagen-binding domain-containing protein is translated as MSSTDQPSSASSGPRITPTRGGVALALVGAVLLGIGIFASTGASPEPVCPAGTKLVAKFSYQTKGKDKGKYTFVEPNGNAKVVSLSKTSANGGEFSSSQPIAAVVVKAGPGSKDSWITPSSLTGTFGVDGIPEVGGAAPEISTVQFCVAAAVNPATAANGFNAVTKGDASLAANESEGPVAVGGNLTFDQYQVAIHSAGTYKIDPADQQPTSLLVRGKAEIRSSKGQISVDKGWVSVGNPAGVEAKRQNPNQIVINARNAKVDATPRIFGQNSSQSVQSATRASTFDFEAAFKGWGELSAGLAYCQPTVKLAGANGPDAPWTGGDAYIYPSGSGQMVLKLTAADLSKLSSITFRDGAAPSKDRPLIINVAGVPANWNPPKLTGDSNTHARYTLWNFGLASTVKVTGGNELAGTVLVPFGTFDQEGGGNLVGAVYAASFIHNGGAELHDDPFSTNVTPCSCTPPTTTTSTTTSTTYPTTTTTVPTTTSTTYPTTTSTTTTTAPTTTTTGPTTTLDPTTTTSESTTTTESTTTTTTTTTTTTTTTVPTTTEAPTTTEAPTTTIEPTTTVSPTTSTVPDGSTTTTADVAGTTVVATSITPDDEERVASATASRSDGALAFTGGSSLPLIVIGALLLLGGLTMVIVSRQRAHARS